A single Populus alba chromosome 7, ASM523922v2, whole genome shotgun sequence DNA region contains:
- the LOC118045595 gene encoding CSC1-like protein At4g35870, producing MSHSLSLPPSSSVDGGDTDIPDPWYGNIQYLLNISTIGLFFCIFIFLFAKLRSDHRRMPVFSALTTKLLAVWHATGREIASHCGADAAQFLIIEGGSFVVVFSIGALSTGVLLPLNVHGGSQVINDEFSKTTINHIKKGSSFLWIHFVFVVFVVLLVHFGMSLIEKRLKVTRFRDGNGNLSDPNANSTAAFTIMVQGLPKSIGDDRRVLQEYFQYRYPGKIYKVIVPVDLCAFDDLATELVKVRDEITWLVVKIDSRLLPEENEGRGSGDGFWEKLRRVVIWLWRNVKSRWEKMMDKLGYMDEEKLRILLELRVELETKLAEYKEGRAPGAGVAFVIFKDVYTAKQAVQDFCNEKKRRFGKFFSVMELRLQRNQWKVERAPLAPDIYWNHLGSSKLSMRLRRLFVNTCLLLMLVFFSSPLAVISALNSAGRIIDAEAMNNAQSWLDWIQSSSWLASLIFQFLPNVIIFVSMYIIIPSALSYLSKFERHLTVSEEQRAALLKMVCFFLVNLILLRGLVESSLESAILNMGRCYLDGEDCKRIEQYMSASFLSRSCLSSLAFLITSTFLGISYDLLAPIPWIKKKIQKFQKNDMLQLVPEQREEYPLEGQAIEALQRPLIPDNAFDSPRSNQIDDEGQDLSSYPISGTSPIPKQTFDFAQYYAFNLTIFALTLIYSSFAPLVVPVGAVYFGYRYVVDKYNFLFVYRVSGFPAGNDGRLMDTVLCIMRFCVDLFLLSMLLFFSVQGDSMKLQAIFTLGLLVLYKLLPSDNDSFQPALLERIQNVDSIVEGPIDYEVFSQPRFDWDTYHS from the coding sequence ATGagccactctctctctctaccacCTTCCTCCTCTGTAGACGGCGGAGACACCGACATACCCGACCCATGGTACGGAAACATCCAATACCTCCTAAACATCTCAACAATAGGTCTCTTCTTTTGCATATTCATCTTCCTCTTCGCCAAGCTCCGCAGCGACCATCGCCGCATGCCTGTATTCTCCGCCTTAACCACCAAGCTCCTCGCCGTATGGCACGCTACCGGCCGTGAAATCGCCAGCCATTGCGGTGCTGACGCGGCTCAGTTCCTTATAATTGAAGGTGGAagctttgttgttgttttttcaattggggCCTTGTCAACTGGTGTTTTGCTTCCTTTAAATGTACATGGAGGGAGTCAAGTTATAAATGATGAGTTCTCTAAGACTACTATTAATCATATCAAGAAAGGTTCAAGCTTTCTGtggattcattttgtttttgttgtttttgttgtgcTTTTAGTTCATTTTGGTATGTCATTGATTGAAAAGAGGCTTAAAGTTACTAGATTTAGAGATGGGAACGGGAATTTAAGTGACCCAAATGCGAATTCTACTGCTGCTTTTACTATAATGGTTCAAGGATTGCCTAAAAGTATTGGAGATGATAGGAGGGTTTTACAAGAGTATTTTCAATATCGGTATCCCGGTAAGATTTATAAGGTTATTGTGCCTGTGGATTTGTGTGCATTTGATGATTTAGCGACGGAATTGGTTAAAGTTAGGGATGAAATTACTTGGTTGGTTGTGAAAATTGATTCGAGGCTTTTGCCAGAAGAGAATGAGGGGCGTGGTAGTGGAGATGGGTTTTGGGAGAAGTTGCGACGTGTGGTGATTTGGCTGTGGAGAAATGTGAAGAGTCGGTGGGAAAAGATGATGGATAAGCTGGGGTATATGGATGAGGAGAAGTTGAGGAtattgctggaattgagggtgGAGTTGGAGACGAAGTTGGCAGAATATAAAGAAGGTCGCGCACCAGGTGCTGGAGTTGCATTTGTGATATTTAAGGATGTTTACACGGCTAAACAAGCAGTTCAGGATTTTTGCAATGAGAAGAAGAGGCGATTTGGCAAATTCTTTTCTGTCATGGAGTTGAGGTTGCAGAGGAACCAATGGAAAGTTGAACGAGCTCCATTGGCGCCAGATATTTACTGGAACCATTTGGGGTCGTCAAAGTTGTCTATGAGGTTGAGGAGATTGTTTGTGAACACGTGCTTGCTGTTAATGCTTGTATTCTTCAGTTCTCCTCTTGCTGTGATAAGTGCTTTGAACAGCGCTGGTCGAATTATTGACGCAGAAGCAATGAATAATGCgcaatcatggttggattgGATACAGAGTTCCAGCTGGTTAGCATCCCTAATCTTCCAGTTCCTGCCGAATGTTATTATATTTGTCAGCATGTATATAATAATTCCATCAGCTCTTTCTTATCTGTCCAAGTTTGAACGTCATCTAACAGTGTCTGAGGAGCAAAGAGCTGCACTTCTGAAGATGGtttgttttttccttgtaaaCCTTATTCTATTGAGAGGTCTTGTTGAGTCTTCTTTGGAAAGTGCAATCCTAAATATGGGTAGGTGTTATTTGGATGGAGAAGATTGCAAGAGGATTGAGCAATACATGAGTGCATCATTTCTGTCAAGATCTTGTCTCTCTTCACTTGCATTTCTAATCACAAGTACTTTCTTGGGGATATCTTATGATCTTTTGGCTCCCATCCCTTGGATAAAGAAGAAAATTCAGAAGTTTCAAAAGAATGACATGCTCCAGCTGGTGCCTGAGCAACGTGAAGAGTACCCTTTGGAAGGTCAAGCCATAGAAGCTCTTCAGAGACCACTGATCCCTGATAACGCGTTTGATTCTCCCAGGTCGAATCAAATTGATGATGAGGGACAAGATCTCTCCTCTTATCCAATCAGCGGAACCTCTCCCATCCCCAAGCAGACATTTGATTTTGCTCAATAttatgcatttaatttgacAATATTTGCGCTGACCTTGATATATTCATCATTTGCTCCACTTGTTGTCCCTGTCGGTGCAGTTTATTTTGGGTATAGGTATGTGGTTGACAAGTACAACTTTCTGTTTGTATATAGAGTCAGTGGGTTTCCTGCTGGAAATGATGGGAGATTGATGGATACTGTATTGTGTATCATGCGGTTCTGTGTTGATCTATTCCTCCTTTCAATGCTTCTGTTCTTCTCAGTTCAGGGTGATTCCATGAAGTTGCAAGCCATTTTCACACTTGGATTATTagtattgtataaattattgCCTTCCGATAATGATAGTTTTCAACCAGCTCTTTTGGAACGTATACAAAACGTTGACAGCATTGTAGAGGGACCCATTGATTATGAGGTATTCTCACAACCCAGGTTTGACTGGGATACATATCATTCATAG